One Alphaproteobacteria bacterium HT1-32 genomic region harbors:
- a CDS encoding glycosyltransferase — MLAVLTAIPLLAWLYLLLAHGRFWRADQILPHEQDALSSYPPVAVVIPARNEADGIARTIQGLLSQDYPGQISVWLVDDSSDDGTVDIARDAAQGDQRLTVIENQPLVPGWAGKMWAVNTGLKAVPADNVYVLLTDADIIHEPGLLRRLVTKSEHEGLVLTSLMVRLNCETVWEKLLIPAFVFFFQKLYPFPRVNNPKQQIAAAAGGCMLIRKSALDAVGGVTRIRDAIIDDCALARLLKKQGQIWLGLAEQTRSLRQYTYLHEIWDMVARTAYTQLNHSPVLLIGSVFGMIVLYLLPVVSLVTGLLIGDSAIALSAAFTVSLMTICFLPTVQLYRLPLTWALTLPVAGLLYGLMTWTSGYRHWRGRGAGWKGRTYSRTGDIGQQSHD, encoded by the coding sequence ATGCTGGCCGTTCTGACAGCTATTCCTCTGCTGGCCTGGTTGTATCTGCTGCTGGCACATGGCCGGTTCTGGCGGGCTGACCAGATACTCCCCCATGAACAGGATGCCCTGAGCAGCTATCCGCCGGTGGCTGTGGTGATCCCGGCGCGTAATGAAGCTGACGGGATTGCCCGGACGATTCAGGGTCTGCTGTCACAGGATTACCCCGGCCAGATCAGTGTATGGCTGGTCGATGATTCTTCTGACGATGGCACGGTTGATATCGCCCGTGACGCAGCACAAGGCGATCAGAGACTGACGGTGATTGAAAACCAGCCGCTGGTGCCGGGATGGGCTGGTAAAATGTGGGCTGTAAATACCGGGCTGAAGGCTGTCCCGGCTGATAATGTTTATGTGCTGCTGACAGATGCCGACATCATTCATGAACCCGGTCTGCTGCGGCGGCTGGTCACTAAATCGGAACATGAAGGCCTTGTTCTGACCTCGCTGATGGTCCGGCTGAATTGCGAGACGGTCTGGGAAAAGCTGCTGATTCCAGCCTTCGTTTTTTTCTTCCAGAAACTGTATCCGTTTCCCCGGGTAAACAACCCGAAGCAACAGATCGCCGCGGCTGCCGGTGGCTGTATGCTGATCCGTAAATCAGCACTGGATGCCGTTGGCGGCGTGACCAGGATTCGGGATGCAATTATCGACGATTGCGCCCTGGCCCGGCTGCTGAAAAAGCAAGGGCAGATCTGGCTGGGGCTGGCTGAACAGACCCGGTCCTTGCGGCAATATACATATCTGCACGAAATATGGGACATGGTGGCCCGTACGGCCTACACACAACTCAACCATTCACCGGTTTTGCTGATCGGCTCGGTGTTCGGCATGATAGTGCTTTATCTGCTGCCGGTCGTGAGCCTTGTTACCGGGCTGTTGATCGGAGATTCCGCCATTGCCTTGTCCGCCGCATTCACAGTTTCGCTGATGACAATCTGCTTTCTGCCGACGGTCCAGCTTTACCGGCTTCCACTGACCTGGGCTTTGACCTTGCCTGTCGCCGGATTGCTTTACGGCTTGATGACATGGACCTCCGGCTATAGGCACTGGCGGGGGCGTGGTGCTGGCTGGAAAGGTCGCACCTACAGCCGGACAGGGGACATAGGGCAACAATCACATGACTGA
- the hpnD gene encoding presqualene diphosphate synthase HpnD (HpnD is found regularly in a locus responsible for the biosynthesis of squalene from farnesyl diphosphate, and is now recognized to function as a presqualene diphosphate synthase (EC 2.5.1.103).), translating to MTEMQSDQTIAEETTRASGSSFFVAMRLLPPEKRAAMYAVYAFCRDVDDIADEPGELADKKAALTAWRGWIEDLYQGRTPGHPVARALRQPIAEFDLKQADFLAVIEGMELDARPDIRIADRDALIDYCDKVACAVGRLSVRVFGMAEEDGLALARAEGLALQLTNILRDVAEDADIDRIYLPQDMLRESGLTTTDPQKMLHSPSVEPVCRELSDLAGERFAEAQTILDRSDRRATRPARIMLAVYREIHRRLVRRGWQPEVIGQPVGPGKLGKLWIAVRSGYL from the coding sequence ATGACTGAGATGCAGTCAGACCAGACAATTGCGGAAGAGACGACACGGGCATCCGGATCTTCATTTTTCGTTGCCATGCGTCTGCTGCCGCCAGAAAAGCGGGCAGCGATGTATGCGGTCTATGCTTTCTGTCGCGATGTTGATGATATTGCCGATGAGCCTGGCGAACTGGCAGATAAGAAAGCCGCTCTGACGGCATGGCGGGGATGGATTGAAGACCTCTATCAGGGACGTACCCCCGGCCACCCGGTCGCCCGGGCGCTTCGGCAACCGATTGCAGAATTTGACCTGAAGCAGGCAGACTTTCTTGCCGTGATTGAGGGCATGGAACTGGATGCCCGGCCAGATATCCGGATCGCTGACCGTGATGCCCTGATTGATTATTGCGACAAGGTTGCCTGCGCTGTCGGGCGTCTGTCGGTACGTGTGTTCGGGATGGCAGAGGAAGACGGGCTGGCTCTCGCCCGTGCAGAAGGGCTGGCCCTGCAACTGACCAATATTCTGCGTGATGTGGCGGAAGATGCGGATATTGACCGGATCTATCTTCCGCAGGACATGCTGAGAGAAAGCGGGCTGACCACAACTGACCCGCAGAAGATGCTGCACAGCCCTTCCGTTGAGCCGGTTTGTCGCGAATTGTCTGACCTTGCGGGAGAGCGCTTTGCAGAAGCGCAGACCATTCTTGACCGCTCTGACCGTCGGGCAACACGACCGGCCCGTATCATGCTGGCGGTCTACCGGGAAATTCACCGGCGCCTTGTCCGGCGTGGGTGGCAGCCGGAGG